From Sparus aurata chromosome 9, fSpaAur1.1, whole genome shotgun sequence, a single genomic window includes:
- the LOC115587741 gene encoding gamma-crystallin M3-like yields MTMGKIIFYEERNFQGRSYECMSDCSDMSSYLNRCHSCRVESGCFMVYDRPNYMGNQYFMRRGEYADYMSMMGMRDCIRSCRMIPMHRGQFRMRIYERENFGGQMHELMEDCDNIMDRYRMSDCMSCNVMDGHWLMYEQPHFRGRMMYMRPGEYRSFREMGMSGTRFMSMKRIMDM; encoded by the exons ATGACCATGGGCAAG ATCATTTTCTACGAGGAGAGGAACTTCCAGGGTCGTTCCTATGAGTGCATGAGCGACTGCTCTGACATGTCCTCCTACCTGAACAGGTGCCACTCCTGCAGGGTGGAGAGCGGCTGCTTCATGGTCTACGACCGTCCCAACTACATGGGAAACCAGTATTTCATGAGGAGGGGCGAGTACGCTGACTATATGAGCATGATGGGAATGAGAGACTGCATCAGGTCTTGCCGTATGATCCCCATG CACAGAGGCCAGTTCAGGATGAGAATCTACGAGAGGGAGAACTTCGGTGGTCAGATGCAtgagctgatggaggactgcGACAACATCATGGACCGCTATCGTATGTCTGACTGCATGTCCTGCAACGTGATGGACGGCCACTGGCTGATGTACGAGCAGCCCCATTTCAGAGGCAGGATGATGTACATGAGGCCCGGAGAGTACAGGAGCTTCAGGGAGATGGGCATGAGTGGCACCAGGTTCATGAGCATGAAGCGCATCATGGACATGTAA